The following coding sequences are from one Penaeus monodon isolate SGIC_2016 chromosome 21, NSTDA_Pmon_1, whole genome shotgun sequence window:
- the LOC119586505 gene encoding DNA repair protein complementing XP-G cells homolog (The sequence of the model RefSeq protein was modified relative to this genomic sequence to represent the inferred CDS: added 59 bases not found in genome assembly) produces MGVKGLWKLIESSGTPVPLETLEHKILGVDVSIWLHQAVRGFRGPGGAAVANAHLLTLFHRICKLLFYRIRPVFIFDGGVPHLKKQTLAARRLKRDVAASKAKQVRDRLLSNLLKSQAVRKALGKVGRGPSDVYVPKPQKKEKDMFELPPLPPPEENEEGMTTIKSEENEYEHEVLNSYDLPNLHHFDYENKEFKALPIETQQVILSELQSTRKENSWAAINDMPQDGKGFAEFQIGRLMKRRKFQVTLDNTQEEIRKKRAIEMEAEMFGELEKHVSLTHRIISEDSAHSILVKKVKGDDLKEEEKIKIKKEEKGKSLMRNKNGNFEKDFLTELAKQGIVKKGQHSDSDSEDEESYFVDGDTEFGFCSQAKTNIEDDGLLQIVGSLMENNGLTQDEILALVKQESMVPGASKNEVDDGDKPSTSRNASGFVFNPDADSSDDDSDLIDIGEENDSLDLSEKKTNGIAKEEQGSNVDKILENKNDSLWMKIVQQKLDDMVHTQTDKNSPKKAAVDTRRSEGNGNKNPSRQGDGELKTVAISLDFDVKPLKMEDDIFADIFTDINAMPSSKPMVDSVKAKSHIANVIDTNTQSHIPNKINSNSLKSKEKEKLQLDFIPDNTGEVIGGKVKNTEKADVPSAVNTKDMDIITELQSKIQDLVKLEIEKVMSSQGSKSAFKDDAKYGSFTEEELCVDDVEIMSSSDGSDMEEVESNVQKAKNEPLLPQGNTTQKITENADSESDNDDNLIEVTDDKDISESIVKDKSEDQSASMSKITSERKENSSTDLQETEKSANFVELAQPVVSTSPRVEDNAKDCPENHNVNSVSPSDAKSEEGQTKSKMNLMVDTDLEEDSVISGRSESDAGDKENTEEIEKPLEYSKDELKHLEEELASEQQTLVAQAQKIERIASNLNDQMYGEAQELLQLFGIPYLVAPMEAEAQCAFLNVQKLTSGTITDDSDIFLFGGCNVYKHFFNQTKHVELFKTDNIKGNIGLDRDKMISLALLTGSDYTVGVESVGAVLAMEVLAEFPGEGLECLNNMKKWWNVAHRNVSAAYQSKVKQRLSQIMIPESFPNKAVFDAYHHPEVDESLEKFSWAVPNVDALRMFTMDKFGWNRAKADEILIPVMKKLGVRTSQTRIDSFYTNIKLVKENKFASKRMQDAIARAKGEEPLSSTSVTESKKRNSSTQRGRPKTKRRKLEEAEEPLEEEEEVEDITAESSSHKGDNPAPKKLSRTLLIDPSESSSSPAKPKRGRPKKKLEENGDEASGPSMAPPTTSISEVKPKKKVTKEDMYKALLEKEIITQREADKKLMEEKKHIAAQLLKDQIKKKKR; encoded by the exons ATGGGAGTTAAAGGATTATGGAAACTCATTGAGAGTTCTGGCACACCAGTTCCCCTCGAAACCCTTGAACACAAAATCTTGGGCGTGGATGTATCCATTTGGCTTCACCAGGCAGTGAGAGGATTCAGAGGTCCTGGAGGTGCAGCAGTGGCAAATGCTCATCTGCTTACTCTCTTTCATAGAATCTGCAAGTTGTTATTTTATCGAATAAGACCAGTATTCATATTTGATGGTGGTGTTCCCCACTTGAAAAAACAGACACTTGCTGCACGTCGGCTGAAGAGAGATGTAGCTGCCAGTAAAGCCAAGCAGGTGCGGGATAGGCTCCTCTCAAATCTGCTAAAGAGCCAGGCTGTCAGAAAAGCTTTGGGCAAGGTTGGACGTGGGCCCAGTGATGTATACGTTCCAAAACctcagaagaaggagaaagatatgtTTGAACTTCCTCCCTTGCCCCCAccagaggaaaatgaagaggggatGACTACCATCAAGTCAGAAGAGAATGAATACGAGCACGAAGTCTTGAATAGCTACGATCTTCCCAATTTGCATCATTTTGACTATGAAAACAAGGAATTCAAAGCCCTACCAATTGAAACACAGCAGGTGATTTTGAGTGAGTTACAGAGTACTCGAAAGGAGAACTCATGGGCTGCCATTAATGATATGCCTCAAGATGGCAAGGGTTTTGCAGAATTTCAAATAGGTAGATTAATGAAGAGACGAAAATTTCAGGTTACCCTTGATAACACGCAGGAAGAAATTCGAAAGAAGAGAGCAATTGAAATGGAAGCAGAAATGTTTGGAGAGTTGGAAAAGCATGTGAGCCTTACACACAGAATTATATCTGAAGATTCAGCCCATTCAATTCTTGTTAAAAAGGTTAAAGGCGATGAtttgaaagaagaagagaagatcaaaatcaaaaaggaggagaagggaaaatcgCTGATGAGAAACAAGAATGGGAATTTTGAAAAGGACTTCTTGACTGAGCTTGCAAAACAAGGCATTGTGAAAAAGGGCCAGCACTCAGATTCAGATTCTGAGGATGAAGAATCATATTTCGTTGATGGAGATACAGAATTTGGGTTTTGCTCTCAAGCCAAAACAAATATAGAAGACGATGGCTTGCTTCAGATTGTTGGCTCCCTGATGGAAAACAATGGCCTAACACAGGACGAAATATTGGCACTTGTCAAACAGGAGAGTATGGTACCAGGAGCAAGTAAGAATGAAGTAGATGATGGAGATAAGCCTTCAACTTCAAGGAATGCATCGGGTTTTGTATTCAATCCAGATGCCGATTCCTCAGATGATGACAGTGATCTTATAGATATAGGGGAAGAAAATGATTCCTTGGATCTTTCTGAAAAGAAAACTAATGGTATTGCTAAGGAAGAACAAGGAAGCAATGTAGATAAGATATTggagaataaaaatgatagtctGTGGATGAAGATTGTTCAGCAGAAGTTAGATGatatggtacacacacaaacagataaaaattCTCCCAAAAAAGCTGCTGTTGACACTAGAAGATCTGAAGGAAATGGGAATAAAAATCCAAGCAGACAAGGAGATGGGGAGCTAAAAACTGTTGCCATTTCTTTAGATTTTGATGTCAAACCATTAAAAATGGAGGACGATATTTTTGCAGACATTTTTACTGATATTAATGCCATGCCATCCTCTAAACCTATGGTTGATTCAGTGAAGGCAAAAAGCCATATAGCCAATGTgattgacacaaacacacagagtcaTATTCCTAATAAAATTAATTCAAATTCTttaaagagtaaagagaaagaaaaactgcaATTAGATTTTATTCCAGATAATACTGGAGAAGTAATAGGTGGTAAagtaaaaaacacagagaaagcaGATGTTCCATCTGCTGTTAATACAAAGGATATGGATATTATCACTGAATTACAGAGCAAAATACAAGATCTGGTTAAGCTAGAAATTGAAAAGGTAATGAGTTCCCAGGGAAGTAAGAGTGCATTCAAGGATGATGCAAAGTATGGCTCATTTACAGAGGAAGAATTGTGTGTTGATGATGTGGAAATAATGAGTTCAAGTGATGGTAGTGACATGGAAGAAGTTGAGAGTAATGTTCAAAAAGCCAAAAATGAGCCACTTTTGCCACAGGGAAATACCACTCAGAAAATTACAGAAAATGCAGATAGCGaatcagataatgatgacaatctgATTGAAGTaactgatgataaagatattagtGAATCAATAGTTAAAGATAAAAGTGAAGACCAGAGTGCTTCCATGTCAAAGATCacatcagaaagaaaagaaaacagttcAACAGACTtgcaagaaacagagaaaagtgcAAATTTTGTGGAATTGGCTCAACCAGTGGTCAGTACCTCTCCCAGGGTTGAAGATAATGCCAAAGATTGCCCTGAAAATCACAATGTGAATTCAGTGAGTCCATCAGATGCTAAGAGTGAAGAGGGACAAACCAAGAGCAAAATGAATCTCATGGTTGACACAGATCTGGAGGAAGACAGTGTTATATCAGGGAGATCAGAGTCAGATGCAGGGGAcaaagaaaatacagaagaaatagaaaaacctTTAGAGTATTCTAAGGATGAATTAAAACATCTAGAGGAGGAACTAGCATCAGAGCAACAAACTCTTGTGGCTCAGGCACAAAAGATAGAAAGAATTGCTTCCAATTTGAATGACCAAATGTATGGAGAAGCACAGGAACTCCTGCAGCTCTTTGGCATTCCATATCTTGTGGCTCCAATGGAAGCAGAAGCCCAGTGTGCCTTTCTAAATGTACAGAAACTTACCAGTGGCACCATCACTGATGATTCAGATATATTCCTTTTTGGTGGTTGTAATGTATACAAACACTTTTTCAATCAGACCAAGCATGTGGAACTCTTCAAGACAGATAATATCAAAGGAAACATAGGACTAGACCGTGACAAAATGATTAGTCTTGCCCTACTGACAGGAAGTGACTATACTGTAGGTGTAGAATCTGTAGGAGCAGTTTTGGCTATGGAAGTGCTGGCAGAGTTTCCAGGTGAAGGCCTTGAATGCCTGAACAACATGAAAAAATGGTGGAATGTAGCACACAGGAATGTAAGTGCTGCTTATCAGTCCAAGGTTAAGCAGCGTTTGTCACAGATTATGATTCCTGAGTCCTTTCCAAATAAAGCAGTCTTTGATGCTTATCATCATCCAGAAGTAGATGAATCACTAGAAAAATTTTCTTGGGCAGTTCCTAATGTAGATGCCTTAAGAATGTTCACAATGGATAAATTTGGATGGAATAGGGCTAAAGCAGATGAAATCCTGATACCAGTCATGAAGAAACTTGGTGTTCGAACTTCTCAGACAAGAATTGATTCTTTTTATACCAACATAAAacttgtaaaagaaaataaatttgccAGTAAGAGGATGCAAGATGCTATTGCCAGAGCCAAAGGAGAAGAGCCTCTCAGTTCTACCTCAGTTacagagagtaagaagagaaacaGTTCTACTCAAAGGGGAAGACCTAAAACA CATAACAGCAGAGAGTTCATCTCATAAAGGAGATAACCCAGCCCCCAAAAAGCTGTCTCGTACATTGTTGATTGACCCATCTGAAAGCAGCTCTTCCCCAGCCAAGCCCAAACGTGGTCGACCAAagaaaaaattggaagaaaatgGTGATGAAGCCTCAGGCCCTTCAATGGCACCACCTACCACTAGTATATCAGAAGTTAAGCCTAAGAAGAAAGTGACTAAAGAAGATATGTATAAGGCCCTCTTAGAGAAGGAGATAATCACTCAGAGGGAAGCAGACAAGAAATTGATGGAGGAAAAGAAACATATTGCTGCCCAGTTACTGAAAGAtcagattaaaaagaagaaaagatag
- the LOC119586506 gene encoding xylose isomerase-like: MGIVAAGERLYATRLPPLLTEPTVAEMNKYFPGIGRIEYRPDAGPEDTLVFRHYNASETVHGRTMEEWMKFSVCYFNTFRYLGSDDFFGDRTHQRSWEDASRSLDNYKRRMLASFEFLQKLNVKYYSLSDRDMAPEGDSFDETNRYLDEMVTLAADLQKQTGIKPLYYSADLFSHPRYMNGAGSNPDAHVFAYACAQVKRSMDAAKRLNAENFVFFNPRDGYQNVLQRQFFRDMSHMAQLYRMAAQYRDKIGFRGQLLIQPKPADPRRHQYESDAMSTMHMLRHFGLDKHYKLYIKPAFSRLTSRPYEHDVYMAAAYNMLGCVDASDSWPEFNATSDICAQDMRDATLVMKCVLEQGGLQQGGFTLGGRVRRESTEPRDLFHGHIMAMDTFARALRNAARMISDGSFSKSVQQRYASYKSGLGERVEKGSITFDECEDYIRKSGEPQPQSSRYEHYQNMLNYYVYPPRQ, translated from the exons ATGGGCATAGTAGCAGCAGGTGAGAGGTTGTACGCAACACGTTTACCCCCTTTGCTGACGGAGCCAACGGTCGCCGAAATGAACAAGTACTTCCCAGGGATCGGCCGCATCGAGTACCGGCCCGATGCCGGACCCGAGGACACGCTGGTCTTCCGGCACTACAACGCCAGCGAGACCGTCCACGGCCGCACCATGGAGGAGTGGATGAAGTTCTCCGTCTGCTACTTCAACACCTTCAG GTACTTGGGCTCCGATGACTTCTTCGGCGACCGCACGCACCAGAGGTCCTGGGAAGACGCCTCGCGCTCTCTCGACAACTACAAGCGACGCATGCTGGCGAGCTTCGAGTTCCTGCAGAAGCTCAATGTGAAGTACTACTCA CTGAGCGACCGCGACATGGCGCCGGAAGGCGACAGCTTCGACGAGACCAACCGCTACCTGGACGAGATGGTGACCCTCGCAGCTGACCTGCAGAAGCAGACCGGGATCAAGCCTCTGTACTACAGCGCTGACCTGTTTTCTCACCCTCGCTACATGAACGGCGCTGGCTCCAACCCCGACGCCCACGTGTTCGCGTACGCCTGCGCCCAGGTCAAGCGCAGCATGGACGCCGCCAAGCGCTTGAACGCCGAGAACTTCGTGTTCTTCAACCCCCGCGACGGCTACCAGAACGTCCTGCAACGCCAGTTCTTCCGCGACATGTCCCACATGGCGCAGCTGTACCGCATGGCGGCGCAGTACAGGGACAAGATCGGCTTCAGGGGCCAGCTGCTGATCCAGCCCAAGCCAGCCGACCCTCGCCGCCACCAGTACGAGTCCGACGCCATGTCCACCATGCACATGCTGCGCCACTTCGGCCTCGACAAGCACTACAAGCTGTACATCAAGCCCGCCTTCTCTCGCCTCACCAGCCGCCCCTACGAACACGACGTCTACATGGCCGCCGCATACAACATGCTTGGCTGCGTCGACGCCTCCGACAGCTGGCCAGAGTTCAACGCGACGTCAGACATCTGCGCACAGGACATGCGGGACGCGACGCTCGTCATGAAGTGCGTGCTCGAGCAG GGCGGCCTGCAGCAGGGCGGCTTCACCCTGGGCGGCCGCGTCCGCCGCGAGTCCACCGAGCCTCGCGACCTGTTCCACGGCCACATCATGGCCATGGACACCTTCGCCCGTGCTCTCAGGAACGCTGCTCGCATGATCTCCGACGGATCTTTCAGCAAGAGCGTCCAGCAG CGATATGCTTCCTACAAGTCCGGCCTCGGCGAGCGCGTCGAGAAGGGAAGCATCACCTTTGACGAGTGCGAGGACTACATCCGCAAGTCAGGCGAGCCTCAGCCTCAGTCCAGCCGCTACGAGCACTACCAAAACATGCTCAATTATTACGTGTACCCACCGCGCCAGTGA